A portion of the Sulfuricurvum kujiense DSM 16994 genome contains these proteins:
- the rpsU gene encoding 30S ribosomal protein S21 — MPGIILRQDDNFDAAYRRFKKQTDRNLIVTEARARRNHVTETEKRKQFKISARKKMLKRLYMMRRYESRL, encoded by the coding sequence ATGCCTGGTATCATTCTAAGACAAGATGATAATTTTGATGCTGCTTACCGCCGTTTCAAAAAACAAACAGATCGTAATCTGATTGTTACTGAAGCTCGTGCTCGTCGTAACCACGTTACAGAGACCGAAAAGCGTAAACAATTCAAAATCAGCGCTCGCAAGAAGATGTTAAAACGTCTCTATATGATGCGACGTTACGAATCTCGCCTGTAA
- the dnaG gene encoding DNA primase: MITQDSIEALKARLDIVDIVGSYIELKRAGSSFKAPCPFHDEKSPSFVVNPSRQSYHCFGCGVHGDSIKFVMEFEKLNYPEAIEKLAASTNFTLHYTDNAQQKKRSTLLESLNDWYQKLLEQNRTAQEYLHERGIYASSIERFGIGYAPTSPETLRFLEQRKLPTAEAIEQGAIGRGDDGRLFARFIERITFPIHSTSGAIVGFGGRTITGHQAKYVNSSQSAIFNKSRLLYAYHLAREAIYRRREIIVTEGYLDVVMLHQAGFTHAVATLGTALTAEHLPLLRKGEPKVYVAYDGDKAGRAAAFKAAKLLSTSGFDGGVILFEGGLDPADMIKSGQIEQLNALLHRPIPFIEFVITEMISAYDLQDPKAKETALHENIAFLKTLSPLLQEEYRPFIASKLGISPSLIQIGQKKNTVPQPINFSHHDIWELSFIKTLLERPHIADTLLDFIDASLLQYHVQEFESALQGRNDDPRLSALMMDDRIRTFEGDEGLRAELITFLSAHYNRELKKVTTQNTVSFDQKSYLIRQYRDKIERLKRGELVPLG, translated from the coding sequence ATGATTACCCAAGACTCCATCGAGGCTCTCAAAGCCCGGCTTGATATTGTCGATATCGTCGGCTCGTACATCGAGCTCAAACGTGCCGGAAGCAGCTTTAAAGCTCCATGCCCGTTTCACGATGAGAAGTCCCCCAGCTTCGTCGTCAACCCCTCCCGCCAAAGCTATCACTGTTTCGGGTGCGGCGTACACGGCGACAGTATCAAATTCGTCATGGAGTTTGAGAAACTCAATTACCCCGAAGCGATCGAAAAACTGGCCGCTTCCACCAATTTCACCCTCCATTACACCGATAACGCTCAGCAAAAAAAACGCTCAACGCTTCTGGAAAGCCTCAACGACTGGTATCAAAAATTGTTGGAGCAAAACCGCACCGCACAGGAATATCTGCATGAACGGGGTATTTATGCGTCCAGTATCGAGCGGTTCGGAATCGGATACGCACCCACATCACCCGAAACGCTCCGATTCTTGGAACAGCGCAAACTTCCGACCGCCGAAGCGATCGAGCAGGGGGCTATCGGCCGCGGAGACGACGGACGCCTTTTCGCCCGTTTTATCGAACGGATCACATTCCCTATCCACTCCACCAGCGGAGCCATCGTCGGATTCGGCGGACGTACCATAACGGGACATCAGGCAAAATACGTCAACTCCTCCCAAAGTGCCATCTTCAATAAGTCGCGCTTGCTTTATGCTTATCATCTGGCCCGTGAAGCGATTTACCGCCGTCGGGAGATTATCGTTACCGAGGGGTATCTCGATGTCGTTATGCTCCATCAGGCGGGGTTCACCCACGCCGTCGCAACGCTTGGGACCGCTCTCACCGCCGAGCATTTGCCGCTTCTTCGCAAAGGGGAGCCGAAAGTATATGTGGCGTATGACGGGGACAAAGCGGGACGTGCCGCAGCTTTCAAAGCGGCAAAACTTCTCAGCACTTCCGGTTTTGACGGCGGTGTCATATTGTTTGAGGGGGGATTGGATCCCGCCGATATGATTAAAAGCGGGCAGATCGAGCAGCTCAATGCCCTCCTGCATCGTCCGATCCCTTTTATCGAGTTTGTTATCACCGAAATGATCAGCGCCTACGATCTCCAAGACCCTAAAGCCAAAGAGACGGCGCTGCATGAAAATATCGCTTTTCTCAAAACTCTCTCGCCGCTCCTTCAAGAAGAGTACCGCCCTTTTATCGCTTCGAAACTGGGAATCTCCCCATCACTTATTCAAATCGGACAAAAAAAGAATACAGTACCTCAGCCTATTAATTTTTCTCACCACGATATCTGGGAGCTAAGCTTTATAAAAACGCTTTTGGAACGTCCCCATATTGCCGATACGCTCCTTGACTTTATCGATGCCTCTTTGCTGCAGTATCATGTGCAAGAATTTGAATCGGCTCTGCAGGGACGGAATGATGATCCCAGATTAAGTGCTTTGATGATGGATGACCGAATTCGAACGTTTGAAGGAGATGAGGGGCTTAGAGCGGAACTTATTACTTTCTTGAGCGCCCATTATAACCGTGAACTCAAAAAAGTGACAACTCAAAATACGGTATCATTCGATCAAAAATCGTACTTGATTCGTCAGTATCGGGATAAAATTGAGCGGCTCAAACGAGGCGAACTCGTACCATTAGGATAA
- a CDS encoding methyl-accepting chemotaxis protein: protein MHPRKTLMWLVFIGMMIPPVVWILLLAFSHLFSVDELISILFSIPMALYMAVATSAMIFGFNHALIRIETLMKNPNRSEEAAAIVSKLPYWFLIGQLLYTSIGPAVVLSGKSFISLERFGLAEAAVLPLLLLFIIPVFILFVIRLEEWVVSVPLSEKYPFVSFGRKMVLAIFTTVLGNIILLVLLNTILLYSIPGLDLSTLLIKNSIVAVIGIVISAVNIALLVAQVTRPVKNLTDNLKTDLFNLTKSFSGFTRDETGSMMSCLNRFVGEIEHSISHAKEIASANLSSAQTLDTINTHIKSRVHESNSITQTTSDQAHSIQTIVNEGVENFTVTLENMNNAVGLLHHGRQELSTLLDTISHSTELETELSSKLDQLNGEASQVQKILSVIGDIAEQTNLLALNAAIEAARAGEHGRGFAVVSDEVRKLAERTQKSLTEINATINVIVQSIADATEQMHLNAKAMQNLTMISQRVDKDINETVSAMENTNMLTKQSVTNSQTIANHINSMLVQMEKLGTISSANDTSMRELSDIVSQIASSANALYTQLGQFKTH from the coding sequence ATGCATCCCCGAAAAACATTGATGTGGCTGGTTTTTATCGGTATGATGATACCTCCTGTCGTATGGATTTTATTATTGGCATTTTCACATCTGTTTAGTGTGGACGAATTGATTTCAATCCTTTTTTCAATTCCTATGGCTCTTTATATGGCGGTTGCGACAAGCGCCATGATTTTCGGATTCAACCATGCCCTTATACGGATCGAAACCCTTATGAAAAATCCGAACAGGAGTGAGGAAGCCGCCGCAATCGTTTCCAAACTCCCGTATTGGTTTTTAATCGGCCAGCTTCTTTATACGTCGATAGGGCCTGCAGTAGTTCTAAGCGGGAAATCGTTTATTTCCCTTGAGCGGTTCGGCCTTGCGGAAGCCGCCGTCCTTCCGCTGCTGCTGTTATTTATCATCCCGGTTTTTATTTTATTCGTTATCCGTCTCGAAGAGTGGGTAGTTAGCGTTCCGCTGAGTGAAAAATATCCTTTTGTCTCTTTCGGAAGAAAAATGGTTCTGGCCATATTTACAACCGTTTTGGGAAATATTATTTTGCTCGTCTTGCTCAATACGATTTTGCTCTATTCGATACCGGGGCTCGATTTATCTACCCTTTTAATTAAAAACAGTATTGTCGCCGTGATAGGAATCGTCATCTCCGCTGTCAATATCGCTCTTTTGGTAGCACAGGTCACCCGCCCGGTAAAAAATCTGACCGACAATCTCAAAACTGATCTATTTAATCTGACAAAATCGTTTAGCGGATTTACCCGTGACGAAACGGGAAGCATGATGAGCTGCTTAAACCGCTTCGTGGGAGAAATTGAGCATTCCATCTCTCATGCGAAAGAGATTGCATCCGCAAATTTAAGCTCTGCGCAAACACTTGATACTATCAATACCCATATTAAAAGCCGTGTTCATGAGAGCAATTCCATCACGCAGACGACATCGGATCAGGCCCACTCAATCCAAACGATCGTCAATGAAGGGGTAGAAAATTTCACGGTGACTCTGGAAAATATGAACAATGCCGTCGGACTGCTGCACCACGGACGGCAGGAACTATCCACCCTTTTGGATACCATTTCTCACAGTACAGAGCTTGAAACAGAACTCAGCAGCAAACTCGATCAACTAAACGGGGAGGCCTCTCAAGTCCAAAAAATCCTCTCCGTCATCGGCGATATTGCCGAGCAAACCAATCTTCTCGCACTCAACGCCGCGATCGAAGCGGCACGTGCGGGAGAACACGGAAGAGGGTTCGCCGTCGTCTCTGATGAGGTGCGAAAACTGGCCGAACGGACGCAAAAAAGTTTGACCGAAATCAATGCTACGATTAATGTTATTGTCCAGAGCATTGCCGACGCAACCGAACAGATGCATCTAAACGCCAAAGCGATGCAAAACCTCACTATGATCTCACAGAGGGTGGATAAAGATATAAATGAAACCGTCAGTGCGATGGAAAATACCAACATGCTGACAAAACAAAGCGTTACAAATTCCCAAACCATTGCAAACCACATCAACTCCATGCTGGTTCAAATGGAAAAACTCGGGACCATTTCATCGGCTAACGATACCTCCATGCGAGAACTCTCCGATATCGTTTCCCAAATCGCCTCGTCGGCTAATGCACTTTATACGCAGTTAGGGCAATTTAAGACACATTAA